From Glycine soja cultivar W05 chromosome 4, ASM419377v2, whole genome shotgun sequence, the proteins below share one genomic window:
- the LOC114409619 gene encoding uncharacterized protein LOC114409619: MADSLISRSKSDVTAMKETLRTQQQLLEKLYAELDEEREASATATSEALDMILRLQGEKAVVKMEASHYKRVAEEKIGHAEASIEAFEELMYQKEMQIASLEFQGQAYRLKLMSFGCEGFNEFEFLEDLLLKRGDQRNGENGGRGSTIRRLHSMPPIQFLSSLTAAKRERSTSPVLDVIPMIMEESTDKEVAQPGLDLTRKLVDFACGSGTLDSYLNKIKESDEQVRVISDCDEGEKSANLSSRRGRSSSILSKASTKMACDQTERLLSTNFDEVSPGESTHTRVVVNDSPCLLNVHDVYEVPQTSEKHEVSEHREKRVERLNSDALNKLTKPDSVSEGMVESLVKHGAEKKKGMFKVYGEIKTPCPKDMMTIIGHMDCNSQAEIQKLNQRIERLERERIIARQEVTHEGNGEEKLRLLKGIQRQLQIIQSEMKSLKTEKATTMDDVSLASLQEAMLHFWL, from the exons ATGGCAGATTCTTTGATATCCAGAAGTAAAAGTGATGTAACGGCAATGAAGGAGACACTTCGTACGCAGCAGCAACTTCTGGAAAAGCTATATGCTGAGTTGGATGAGGAAAGAGAAGCTTCAGCTACCGCAACGAGTGAAGCATTGGACATGATACTGCGTTTGCAGGGAGAGAAGGCTGTGGTGAAGATGGAGGCGAGTCACTACAAGAGGGTGGCAGAGGAGAAGATAGGCCATGCCGAGGCCTCTATTGAGGCTTTTGAGGAGCTTATGTACCAGAAGGAAATGCAAATTGCGTCTCTTGAGTTTCAAGGCCAGGCTTATAGACTCAAACTTATGAGCTTTGGGTGTGAAGGTTTTAATGAGTTTGAGTTCCTAGAGGATCTGCTGTTGAAGAGGGGTGATCAAAGAAATGGAGAAAATGGGGGTAGGGGTAGCACTATTAGAAGGCTACATTCAATGCCCCCCATTCAGTTTCTGAGTTCCCTGACTGCTGCAAAGAGGGAAAGATCAACTAGTCCAGTTCTTGATGTGATTCCTATGATAATGGAGGAGAGTACTGACAAGGAAGTTGCTCAACCTGGCTTGGATTTGACACGAAAATTAGTTGACTTTGCATGTGGCAGTGGAACTCTTGATTCATATTTGAACAAGATAAAGGAGTCGGATGAACAGGTGAGGGTGATTTCAGATTGTGATGAAGGAGAAAAAAGTGCAAATTTGAGTAGTAGAAGAGGGAGGTCTTCTTCAATTTTATCAAAGGCTAGCACTAAGATGGCCTGTGATCAAACAGAAAGATTGCTCTCAACTAACTTTGATGAAGTGAGTCCAGGTGAAAGCACACACACTAGAGTAGTTGTTAATGATTCTCCTTGCTTGCTTAATGTCCATGATGTGTATGAAGTCCCACAAACTAGTGAAAAGCATGAAGTCAGTGAACATAGAGAAAAAAGGGTTGAAAGATTGAATTCTGATGCAttgaacaaattaacaaaaccagaTTCTGTGTCTGAGGGAATGGTAGAATCACTTGTTAAACATGgtgcagaaaagaaaaagggtatGTTTAAAGTATATGGTGAAATCAAAACTCCTTGTCCTAAAGATATGATGACTATCATTGGCCACATGGATTGTAATTCTCAAGCTGAGATTCAAAAGCTGAATCAGAGAATTGAGAGGCTTGAGAGGGAGAGAATTATTGCAAGGCAAGAGGTTACCCATGAAGGGAATGGTGAAGAGAAATTGAGGCTGTTAAAGGGCATACAACGTCAACTCCAAATAATACAATCCGAGATGAAAAGCTTGAAAACCGAAAAAGCCACTACTATGGATGATGTTTCTTTGGCTTCCCTCCAAGAG GCAATGTTGCACTTTTGGCTCTGA